The Cystobacter fuscus DSM 2262 genomic interval GGTTTTCGCGAGCGCCAGCGGATGAAGAAGACCGCCAAGGAGCAGGCGCGCCAGGAGCAGGCCGCCAAGCGCCCGGAATCCCGAAAGAAAAAATGATCCGGATCGCCGCCCTCCCCGGCGGCGCAATCGGGGACGGGCGGGGGCGTAGACCCATGCGTGAACGCACTCGCCTACCCCTCAGCAGTCGTCGCGGACCTCGCCCGGGCCATTGGGATGCAGATGGCGGATGAGGCCGTCGCCCCTTCCTGGAAGGCCGAGGTCCTCGCCGCCCGGCGCGGCGACCCCTCGGCTTTCGAGGCGCTCGTGCGCGGGATGCAGCGCCCCGTGTACGGCCTGGCGCTGCGCCTGCTCGGCAACGAGGCCGAGGCCTCCGAGGTGTCGCAAGAGGCCTTCCTGCGCGCCTATCAGCACCTGCACAAGTACGACGAGTCCCGCCCTTTTGATCTCTGGGTGATGGCCATCGCGCGCAACCTCTGCATGGACCTGCTGCGCCGGCGCGGCAAGGTGCGCACCGAGGAGCTCGAGCCGATGAAGGAAGTGCTCGCGAGCGGCGAGGCGTCGCTCGAGGAGGGGGCGATCGCCCGCCAGGAGCGCCAGTCCCTGGAGGCGGCCCTGGCCACCCTGTCCGCCGAGGACCGGGAGGTGCTCGCCCTCTACTATGTGCAGAAGCGCACGACGAAGGAGATCGCCCAGGTGTTGGGCTGCGCGCCGGGCACGATCATGGCGCGCCTGTTCCGGGCGCGCGAGAAGCTGCGCAAGAAGATGACCCCCGCCCAGGAGGAGCAGACATGACCGCCACGATCCCGGAGTGCCCGGAGCTCGAGGTGCTCTTCACCGAGCTGGAGGCGGGCGCGGGCCCCGCGCTGGCGCATGCGCGCGAGTGCGAGGTGTGCGCCGCGATCCTCGAGGAGCACCGGCAGTTGGAGAAGGACCTGTCCCGGCTGGCGGATCCGGCGCCGCCGCCGGACTTCGTGCACCGGGTGATGGCGCGGGTGGCCGCCGAGCCCCCGCCCCTGCACCGCGAGCTGTGGACGGGCCTGTCCATCCTCGCCGCCTCGCTCCTGGTGGGGCTCGGGGTGCTGGTCTCCAACGACGCGGCCCTGAGCGGGGCGGGCACGGGCCTGGCCCGCTTCCTCGTGGATGGCAGGGCCTTTCTCGAGGGCCTGCGCAGCGGGGTGAATGCCCTGTGGAACACGGCGGCGGCCCCCGTCGCCGGCCTGTTCGCCCTGCTCCTGCTCTCTTCCCTGTTCGGCATCAAGCGGCTGGCCGGCAACGGTCCCCAACCTTCCGAAGCGTGAGTGTCGCCATGAAGCTCTCCCCGCCCCTGCTCCTGTCCGCCGCCCTGCTCGCCGCGCCCTTGTCGCTCGCGCAGTCTCCCGCCGACGCCCCCTCCTCCTCCACCCTCCAGCTCCAGTTCCGCGGCACCCTGCGCGACGCGATCCAGAAGATCGCCGAGGAGGGCGGCCTCAACGTGGTCATCACCGGCGAGCTGGACACCCCGGCCGACATCCGCCTGAAGAACGTCAGCGCCGAGCAGGCCCTGCGCACGGTGGCGCGCGCCCACTCGCTGAAGCTCGAGCGCGATGGCGCCATCTACACCCTGCGCCCGATGACGGAAGACGAGAGGGAAGAGGCTGGCATGGCGGAGATCCCCTCGGCGCCCCCCGCGCCGACTCCCGCCGTGGCACCGCCTCCGCCCGTGCCCCCGGTGGCCGTGGACTCGTCCGACTTCGACCTGGACGAGGACGAGATCAAGGAGCACGTGCGCAGCCAGATGAAGAAGGTGCGCCGCTCCAGCCGGGGCTCGCAGGACGTGGTCGCCCGGGGCCGCTCCCTGGACGTGACGGAGGACGAGACGGTGGACAGCGCCGTCGTCTACGGGGGCGATCTGCGCGTGAAGGGACACGTGAACGAGGACGCCGTCGTCTTCGGCGGCAACCTGGAGATCTCCGGCCACGTGGAGGGAGACGCGCACGCCTTCGGGGGCAACGTGGTGCTCGGCCCGGACGCGAAGGTGGAGGGGGACGTGTCCGCCTTCGGCGGCAGCGTGATCAAGCAGGAAGGGGCGAAGGTGGAGGGCCGGACCGAGTCCTTCGGGGGCGCCAACATCGGCCGCATGGTGGCGGGCGAAATCAAGGACAGCATCAAGGAAGCCAAGCAGGAGCGCGACGAGGAGCGTGACTCGGGCGGCCGGTTCGCGTCCTTCCTGCTCACCTTCGCCCTCCTCTTCGGCATGGGCTTCCTCGGACAGCTCTTCTTCCCGGCGCGGATGAAGGCCCTGGGCGCGGAGATCCGCGCCGAGCCGGCGCGCAGCGGCGCGGTGGGCCTGCTGGGCGCGCTGGCGCTCGTCCCCGCCCTGGTGATGCTGAGCATCACCGTCATCGGCATTCCGCTCGCCCTGGCGCTCATCGTCGTGGTGCCGGTGTTGACGGGCTGGGGCTTCACCGCGGTGGCGAGCGAGCTGGGCTCTCGCCTGCCCCTGCTGCGCGGCCGCAAGACCCAAGCCATGGTGCTCGCCCTGGGGCTGTTCATCCTCCTCCTGGTGGGCCGCATCCCGGTGCTCGGCTCGATGGTGATGTTGGCCGCGACGCTGGTGGGCCTGGGCGCCGTCATCCGCACCCGCTTCGGCCACCGCCCACAGGGCTTCCCCGAGCCCATCTTCGGCGGCCAGCGCACCTCCTGAGCGGCGCGTCCTGACAAGACATGGGCAGTCCCCATGGGGGCGGTGACGAGCGGAAGCCACGCTCGCGCCGCCCCCGCTTCATTGCGGCAGGCGCATGACACGTCGCTTCACGGCCTGACGCGCCGCGCCAGCTCTCCGGCGGAGAAGTCGCCGTTGTCCGCGCCATCTCACCCGCTGGCTGTTTTGTCTCGTGGGAGGGGGGGACTCCCAGGCGGGCTTTGACCGCCCGGGGCCTCTGGGACATTGTCCCGCGCACCCTATGCGCCGCCTCCCAGATGCCGCCTCGCGCGGCAAGTCCATCACCATGGACCTCGAGGGCGAAACGGTGCCCGCCATCGAGGGCGAGCCCGTTGCCTGCTCGCTCATCGCCGCCGGTGAATCCGTCCTCGCCCGCTCCATCAAATACCACCGCGCCCGTGGACCGTACTGCTTCTCCGGTGCGTGCTCGCACTGCCTCATGCGCGTGGACGGACTGCCCAACGTCTACACCTGCCGCGTGCCCGCCCGCGAAGGCATGAAGCTGGAGCGGCAGAACGCCTACCCCTCGGCGAAGGTGGACGTGTTCGAGGCCATCGACTGGTTCTTCCCCAAGGGATTGGACCACCACGAGATGTTCGCCGGCGTGCCCGTGGCCGAGCAGGTCATGGCCAAGGTGGCGCGCCAGCTCGCGGGCCTCGGCCTGCTGCCCACCGCTCCCGCTCCCGAGCGCCTGCCCGTGGAGACGCTGCGCACCCGCGTGGCCGTGGTGGGCGCGGGCGCGGCGGGGCTCGCGGCGGCCCAGGTGCTCGCCGCCCAGGGTGTGCCCTTCCTGCTGCTCGAGCGCGACAGCGTGCTCGGGGGCCGGCTCCTGTCCGGCGTGCCCGAGGCGGACGCGCCTCCTGCTCCGTCCGAGGGACTCCTGGCCCCGGAGCGCGTGCGCACGCGCGTCACGGTCATCGGCCTGTTCGACGACGAGGAGGGCCGCTTCCTCGCGGCGGTGAGCGAGGGCACCGGGGAGCCGCGGCTGGTGCGCGTGTACGCCGAGCGCTTCCTGCTCGCGCCCGGTGGGCACCCGCCGATGCTGCCCTTCGAGAACAACGATCTGCCGGGCGTGTACGCCAGTCACGCGGCGAGCCTGCTGGTGCGCCGCTATGGCGTGGCGCCCGAGACGGCGGCGCTGGTGGGCTCGGGCCCCGAGCTGTACGCGCTCGCGCGGCTGATGACGGAGCGCGGGACGAAGGTGGTGGCGGTGGTGGACCTGAAGGGCCCTGTGCCCACGGACGCGCCCGCCGGAGCCGTGCAAGGCAGCGAGCCCAAGGCGCACGGCCACAACGCGGTGAGTGGCTTCAGCTACCAGGACGCGTCGGGCCGCCGGGTGAAGGTGGCGTGTGAAGCGGTGCTGGTGGCGGTGGCGCCCAGCCCGAGCTTCGAGCTGGCGCGGCAGGGCGGCGCGAAGGTGGAGTACGACGAGGCGCGCGAGGTGTTCGCGGTGGTGGCGGACGCGGAGGGGCGCACCGCGGCCGCGGACGTGTACGTGGCGGGGGACGTGAGGGGCGGA includes:
- a CDS encoding polymer-forming cytoskeletal protein; protein product: MKLSPPLLLSAALLAAPLSLAQSPADAPSSSTLQLQFRGTLRDAIQKIAEEGGLNVVITGELDTPADIRLKNVSAEQALRTVARAHSLKLERDGAIYTLRPMTEDEREEAGMAEIPSAPPAPTPAVAPPPPVPPVAVDSSDFDLDEDEIKEHVRSQMKKVRRSSRGSQDVVARGRSLDVTEDETVDSAVVYGGDLRVKGHVNEDAVVFGGNLEISGHVEGDAHAFGGNVVLGPDAKVEGDVSAFGGSVIKQEGAKVEGRTESFGGANIGRMVAGEIKDSIKEAKQERDEERDSGGRFASFLLTFALLFGMGFLGQLFFPARMKALGAEIRAEPARSGAVGLLGALALVPALVMLSITVIGIPLALALIVVVPVLTGWGFTAVASELGSRLPLLRGRKTQAMVLALGLFILLLVGRIPVLGSMVMLAATLVGLGAVIRTRFGHRPQGFPEPIFGGQRTS
- a CDS encoding RNA polymerase sigma factor yields the protein MADEAVAPSWKAEVLAARRGDPSAFEALVRGMQRPVYGLALRLLGNEAEASEVSQEAFLRAYQHLHKYDESRPFDLWVMAIARNLCMDLLRRRGKVRTEELEPMKEVLASGEASLEEGAIARQERQSLEAALATLSAEDREVLALYYVQKRTTKEIAQVLGCAPGTIMARLFRAREKLRKKMTPAQEEQT
- a CDS encoding 2Fe-2S iron-sulfur cluster-binding protein, yielding MRRLPDAASRGKSITMDLEGETVPAIEGEPVACSLIAAGESVLARSIKYHRARGPYCFSGACSHCLMRVDGLPNVYTCRVPAREGMKLERQNAYPSAKVDVFEAIDWFFPKGLDHHEMFAGVPVAEQVMAKVARQLAGLGLLPTAPAPERLPVETLRTRVAVVGAGAAGLAAAQVLAAQGVPFLLLERDSVLGGRLLSGVPEADAPPAPSEGLLAPERVRTRVTVIGLFDDEEGRFLAAVSEGTGEPRLVRVYAERFLLAPGGHPPMLPFENNDLPGVYASHAASLLVRRYGVAPETAALVGSGPELYALARLMTERGTKVVAVVDLKGPVPTDAPAGAVQGSEPKAHGHNAVSGFSYQDASGRRVKVACEAVLVAVAPSPSFELARQGGAKVEYDEAREVFAVVADAEGRTAAADVYVAGDVRGGRSAAQAAADGRRAAEALAHSLTQAAVGGKS